A single genomic interval of Aureliella helgolandensis harbors:
- a CDS encoding Gfo/Idh/MocA family protein yields MQALTPEQKQVGQDNFNEAVGVTRRDFIKGVAASGAVSGAGLGAMYFGYGNVTDPVRVGVIGVGDEGNVLLGGCTPEYVQVMAIADIRPSSIHRAFNGDWSSDAALAARPGLVKQYGYSSEAEARKNVKVYTAENGGMEALLDNPDIEAIIIALPLFLHAPIAYQAMLRGKHVLTEKLMAHNVAQCKVMARAAKEMTASSGDPLHLATGHQRHYSVLYDNAVHMLKFGLLGQLHHIRAQWHRGNLPGRDSWQMPLPGGESVTIDGKKRTVNKIADQLASFRRQLDAATAPGDIAELSRKVAQWEQWDADKEIDAGKHGYEKMDLSNGSVRSAMEELCRWRLWERTGGGLMAELGSHQLDASTIFCSALREDGKKAHPLTVHAVGGRHIFPMDREAEDHVYCTYEFPGPAYDDKFDVGYYNPAENYPPKGKGVPSYDEDPNKKIVVTYSTINGNGFGGYGEVVMGTKGTLILDREKEIMLYKDSDTASKVGVKKEKGGYSLDTQASGSFAATSVAKAAVGEDVSRGYTEEIEHWAWCIRNPAPENKPRCYPEVAMADAVIALSTNVAMARGARGEGGYLKFEDSWFDRDSDETPDGSDIKQETESMKNWKMV; encoded by the coding sequence ATGCAAGCCCTGACCCCTGAGCAGAAGCAAGTCGGTCAAGACAATTTCAACGAGGCCGTGGGTGTTACGCGCCGCGATTTCATCAAAGGGGTTGCCGCCTCTGGTGCCGTTTCGGGTGCTGGCCTGGGAGCCATGTACTTTGGCTATGGAAATGTCACGGACCCTGTCCGCGTCGGTGTGATCGGCGTTGGCGACGAAGGAAATGTGCTGTTGGGCGGTTGTACGCCTGAGTATGTGCAAGTCATGGCGATTGCTGATATTCGCCCCAGCAGTATTCACCGCGCCTTCAACGGTGACTGGTCGAGCGACGCTGCTTTAGCCGCCCGCCCCGGTTTGGTTAAGCAATATGGCTATAGCTCCGAGGCGGAAGCTCGCAAAAATGTGAAGGTCTATACGGCCGAAAATGGTGGGATGGAAGCACTGCTCGATAACCCAGATATCGAAGCCATCATTATTGCTTTGCCTCTCTTTCTACACGCGCCAATCGCCTACCAAGCCATGTTGCGTGGGAAGCACGTGTTGACCGAGAAATTGATGGCTCACAATGTGGCTCAGTGCAAAGTCATGGCGCGGGCTGCTAAGGAAATGACTGCCTCCAGCGGCGATCCACTCCATCTGGCCACCGGTCACCAACGCCACTACAGCGTGCTCTACGACAACGCAGTGCATATGCTGAAATTCGGTTTGCTAGGGCAGTTGCACCACATTCGCGCCCAGTGGCACCGCGGTAACCTACCCGGCCGAGATAGTTGGCAAATGCCACTACCTGGCGGCGAATCGGTAACGATTGACGGCAAGAAGAGAACGGTCAATAAAATCGCTGACCAATTGGCCAGTTTCCGCCGTCAACTGGATGCTGCGACCGCCCCTGGCGATATCGCCGAATTATCACGGAAGGTAGCTCAATGGGAGCAGTGGGACGCGGATAAGGAGATCGATGCCGGCAAGCATGGCTATGAGAAAATGGATCTGTCCAACGGCAGCGTTCGCTCTGCCATGGAAGAGCTCTGTCGCTGGCGGCTGTGGGAGCGTACCGGAGGCGGCCTGATGGCGGAGCTCGGTAGCCACCAGCTCGATGCCTCCACCATCTTCTGCTCGGCCCTGCGAGAGGACGGTAAGAAGGCGCATCCTCTGACTGTGCATGCGGTGGGCGGACGCCATATTTTCCCCATGGACCGTGAGGCGGAAGATCACGTCTACTGCACTTACGAATTCCCTGGACCTGCCTATGACGACAAGTTCGATGTGGGGTACTACAACCCTGCCGAAAACTATCCTCCCAAGGGCAAGGGAGTTCCATCTTACGACGAAGATCCCAACAAGAAGATCGTGGTGACCTACTCCACCATCAATGGCAATGGCTTTGGTGGCTATGGCGAAGTCGTGATGGGGACGAAGGGAACTTTGATCCTCGATCGCGAAAAGGAAATCATGCTGTACAAGGATTCGGATACCGCATCCAAGGTCGGCGTGAAGAAGGAAAAGGGTGGTTATAGCCTCGACACCCAAGCTAGCGGAAGTTTTGCAGCGACGAGTGTTGCCAAGGCAGCCGTTGGTGAGGATGTCAGCCGCGGCTACACCGAAGAAATTGAACACTGGGCATGGTGCATTCGCAATCCAGCTCCAGAGAACAAGCCGCGTTGTTATCCAGAGGTTGCCATGGCCGATGCCGTGATTGCCCTATCCACCAACGTGGCTATGGCCAGGGGAGCCCGGGGCGAAGGTGGCTATCTGAAGTTCGAAGATTCCTGGTTCGATCGCGATAGCGACGAGACGCCTGATGGTAGCGATATCAAGCAGGAAACCGAGAGCATGAAGAACTGGAAGATGGTTTAA
- a CDS encoding RNA polymerase sigma factor, with the protein MAATDSSSTRLSLISRIRANDSQAWQDLVALYSPLVAFWCRKQTVGESEINDAVQEVFFSVSRSIDDYRPRESGGGFRAWLWTITRHKIIDAKRRDARFPPAQGGSTALHASQQLPEELDEDEDSERFEFTQLLHRGLAQVESEFEPKTWHAFWRCTVDGQPVAVVATELEISASTVRQHRSRVLRRLRQQLGDRVFEGGNGNSES; encoded by the coding sequence ATGGCAGCTACCGATTCCTCGTCGACACGTTTGAGCTTGATTTCTCGAATTCGCGCGAATGACTCTCAAGCTTGGCAAGATTTGGTAGCTCTCTATTCGCCGCTCGTTGCCTTCTGGTGTCGCAAGCAGACCGTTGGCGAGTCGGAGATCAATGACGCGGTGCAAGAGGTGTTCTTTTCCGTTTCGCGGTCGATCGACGACTATCGTCCCAGGGAAAGTGGCGGAGGCTTTCGCGCTTGGCTGTGGACGATCACGCGGCATAAGATTATCGACGCCAAGCGTCGTGATGCCAGGTTTCCACCCGCCCAAGGTGGCAGTACGGCCCTGCATGCTTCGCAGCAACTGCCCGAAGAGCTCGACGAGGACGAAGATTCAGAGCGATTCGAATTCACCCAGTTGTTGCACCGGGGATTGGCTCAGGTTGAGAGTGAGTTTGAACCCAAGACGTGGCATGCGTTCTGGCGTTGCACTGTCGATGGTCAACCGGTAGCCGTCGTCGCCACGGAACTGGAGATTTCAGCCTCCACAGTCCGGCAACATCGCTCGCGAGTTTTGCGTCGCTTAAGGCAGCAACTCGGCGATCGAGTTTTCGAGGGAGGCAATGGCAACTCAGAGTCCTAG
- a CDS encoding NADP-dependent isocitrate dehydrogenase: MSKPATIIYTHTDEAPALATQSLLPILSAFTKSVGVSYLVKDISLAGRILSNFPERLTESQRVVDALAELGELAKSPEANIVKLPNVSASIPQLVAAISELQSQGFDIPDFPADPQNDSERETRGRYAKVLGSAVNPVLREGNSDRRVAAPVKRYAQQHPHSMGPWSADSQSHVASMQEGDFYGSEQSCIVPEATQVRIELVTDDGETTVLKEVIPLLAGEIFDAAVLSRQALRDYLKKEIEQARQQDLLLSVHLKATMMKVSDPIIFGHVVSVYFEELLHKHAATFQELGVNPNNGLGDLLAKVSTLPEAKRAEIEADMASVYAGRPRLAMVDSDKGITNLHVPSDVIVDASMPAAIRTSGKMWGADGKLHDTKALIPDRCYAGVYQATIEDCKEHGAFDPTTMGNVANVGLMAQKAEEYGSHDKTFEIAAAGIVRVIDQRGTILLEHRVQPGDVWRACQTKDAPVRDWVRLAVSRARATGSPAVFWLCPQRAHDANLITKVNEYLQDHDTSGLDIQILAPIDATKHACQRARAGLDTISVTGNVLRDYLTDLFPILELGTSAKMLSIVPLLAGGGLFETGAGGSAPKHVQQFIQENHLRWDSLGEFLAIAVSLEDLADKTGQPQIAVLAETLNQATGKFLDNDKSPSRKVKELDNRGSHFYLALYWAEALANQDNCSELKQRFAPIATAMAAEEATIVEELNGVQGAAVDLGGYYHPHEDKVAQAMRPSPTLNKIIESLV; the protein is encoded by the coding sequence ATGTCCAAACCTGCCACGATCATTTACACCCATACCGACGAAGCTCCCGCCCTCGCGACGCAATCTTTACTCCCCATTCTGAGCGCATTCACCAAGTCTGTCGGCGTATCGTATTTGGTCAAAGACATTTCTTTAGCAGGTCGAATCCTCAGCAATTTCCCAGAGCGTCTCACCGAATCACAACGCGTTGTGGATGCACTGGCGGAACTCGGAGAATTGGCCAAGAGCCCAGAGGCAAACATTGTCAAATTGCCTAACGTCAGCGCCTCCATACCGCAGCTGGTCGCAGCCATTTCGGAACTGCAATCCCAGGGCTTCGATATTCCGGATTTTCCGGCCGATCCTCAAAACGACTCCGAGCGAGAGACGCGCGGTCGCTATGCCAAAGTCCTCGGCAGCGCGGTCAATCCAGTCCTGCGGGAAGGCAACTCGGATCGCCGCGTAGCCGCTCCGGTTAAACGCTACGCGCAACAGCATCCGCATTCGATGGGCCCATGGTCTGCCGATTCCCAAAGTCACGTGGCGTCGATGCAGGAAGGCGATTTTTACGGTAGCGAGCAATCGTGCATCGTCCCTGAGGCAACTCAAGTTCGCATTGAGTTGGTAACCGACGATGGTGAAACAACAGTCCTCAAAGAGGTCATCCCACTCCTAGCGGGAGAGATCTTTGATGCGGCCGTCCTAAGCCGCCAGGCTCTGCGTGATTATCTCAAGAAGGAAATCGAGCAGGCTCGCCAACAAGACCTGCTGCTTTCGGTGCACCTCAAAGCCACCATGATGAAGGTCTCCGATCCAATCATTTTTGGACATGTCGTCAGCGTCTACTTCGAAGAGTTGCTGCACAAGCATGCAGCTACCTTTCAAGAACTGGGAGTCAATCCCAACAACGGTCTCGGTGATCTGCTCGCCAAAGTCAGCACTTTGCCTGAAGCCAAGCGGGCCGAGATCGAAGCCGACATGGCCAGCGTTTACGCCGGACGTCCTCGACTGGCGATGGTCGATTCCGACAAGGGGATTACCAACCTGCACGTTCCCAGTGACGTCATTGTCGACGCTTCGATGCCAGCCGCCATTCGCACCTCTGGCAAGATGTGGGGAGCCGACGGTAAATTGCATGACACCAAAGCGCTGATACCGGACCGATGCTACGCGGGAGTTTACCAGGCCACCATCGAGGATTGCAAAGAGCATGGCGCCTTTGATCCAACCACCATGGGGAACGTGGCCAATGTCGGGCTGATGGCGCAAAAGGCCGAGGAGTACGGATCCCACGATAAAACGTTTGAAATCGCAGCAGCCGGGATTGTCCGCGTAATTGACCAAAGAGGTACAATCCTGCTGGAACACCGCGTTCAACCAGGGGACGTGTGGAGAGCTTGCCAAACGAAAGACGCTCCCGTACGCGACTGGGTGCGTCTGGCCGTTAGCCGCGCGCGAGCCACCGGCTCCCCCGCCGTATTCTGGCTCTGCCCACAACGCGCTCATGATGCCAACCTTATTACCAAAGTTAATGAGTACCTGCAGGACCACGATACCAGCGGATTGGACATCCAGATTTTAGCGCCAATCGACGCCACCAAGCATGCTTGTCAGCGCGCACGGGCTGGGCTAGATACAATTTCGGTAACCGGCAACGTACTTCGCGACTACCTCACCGATCTCTTTCCCATCCTGGAGCTCGGTACCAGCGCCAAAATGCTATCCATCGTTCCACTACTTGCCGGAGGAGGGTTGTTCGAAACCGGGGCAGGGGGGTCGGCGCCCAAGCACGTGCAGCAATTCATCCAAGAGAATCACTTGCGATGGGATTCCCTAGGAGAGTTCCTGGCCATTGCTGTTTCCTTGGAGGACCTGGCCGATAAAACCGGTCAGCCGCAGATCGCCGTCCTCGCCGAAACGCTCAACCAAGCCACCGGAAAATTCCTGGACAACGACAAATCGCCATCGCGGAAAGTCAAAGAACTCGACAATCGCGGCAGTCATTTCTACCTCGCACTCTACTGGGCAGAGGCCTTGGCGAACCAAGACAACTGCTCGGAGCTGAAGCAGCGTTTCGCTCCAATTGCTACTGCCATGGCTGCGGAAGAGGCGACAATTGTGGAAGAGTTAAACGGAGTGCAAGGCGCCGCAGTCGACCTAGGCGGCTACTATCATCCCCATGAGGACAAAGTCGCCCAAGCCATGCGGCCCAGCCCGACACTCAATAAAATCATTGAGAGTTTGGTGTAA
- a CDS encoding serine/threonine-protein kinase, whose protein sequence is MQATQCPPRHRLKDYLAGKLDPEDSDLLERHLLACAECEQTASVIDHDPDTLVELLQLGPVPVSKQSPAPDRLQEDSSFVFPAIPGVIASYELLKHLGGGGMGAVYLARHKKLDKLVAIKLLPALPARLPEFVARFEREMRAAGQLDHGSIVRSTDAGEEHGIHFLVMDAIDGLDLSRIARALHQLSIADACEMVRQAALGLSHAHEKGIVHRDIKPSNLMLDVDGQVKILDFGLAQVGLWDSGSAEITTVGQLMGTLDYMAPEQAERGGAVDYRADLYSLGATLFRLLTGRPPLAAAPDLTPLEKLRLLSTHKAPKLATLRSDVPPELSRLLDEFLSREPSDRPASAAHAAELLEPFCHGSDLKSMLSRASALAEEVAPGKPPMPALMQRDITPEPASRTASQWKKSRQAGGGGRIVTWSLVALCFAMLWGGILFVLETSKGQLVIESEGADVQVQLVKDGEEASELHIEPGTQTTRLRGGKYRIVIDSPSNNFVVSNQQFTIRNGETVVAKVTTKPPASTAPTADDFADALHSNAPEDPRLSSVVYEGDSLDTWLRRLKFERSSEKISQALAAITAMADENASDLIEPVIVEFLMTADAELAHFNEATRILNQSSGGRFFDNVTKVLTNFQTSERTEEFLQGAHHSLSHCDVMGVPSLREFLAWASDALNRSPTQQTLRSVVSSTLKSMLQDDGPDRIFPKECQQAVLDLLVACPSLTDEEFWLAENEGTIGDRPWHTLMRDEIVRRAIAVLADEDAESQLVVQAALVLNSTRDFHPKLSSNERVPLLEALARRLTHAAKELEPALAEISVATANIEDASPLFYEHETNLGIKYQAKKWSVNRSMALLSIVGSFELQSELRASLTSLHESLASQVLFGARYWNSRRPANDWNQNTELRLALDNIKDRKLVVLQTTYIQSGLLIDRELKDLVARFDQKKAVDIAVEAYGYLDKLEREGANKWSSQDRFGLYSALTPAQAQRAIPVLSKVLGNASLTEALEERLSMLWRVSDDEFFVHFAQILKAAPEPKRGQLLAVDFSTLREFGCKNPDSLKPLLHWADTIFASQQETDIAIQPTLANMLRSLLRDRSELVASQHNDRKDFEKEAELVNDDCQKLILSHLEKYPQLTDQNFWLAQPVSYRYQFTNKSATRMDKPFRAAMLTHAIATLSSEAESQVDLDQLRAHALMVIRSVVTTAGDTLSPRQTEEVLRFLARILQDSASDLVQSSILREQWGPFRDLVAPKLPSLQDVGSSASQCNTLIASLNLVDELNLAGELAGPLQTLFAAAEKPRISNNFYRSRQNHLFERFEESSQLYSELYVQTIYLLSGRLIGQDYQELLARPDRIRAEDTRIKREEAEARRLLVQPRDTLAIYIPGLLPAEGSPPVLQAGTSQPVTGFPVPVTAEGEISLPLLEPFTVKGKEPKEVRELILQLYVRNGIMEEKRLSGTTVQFLMRADSPTEIRNVSGQTPATVERP, encoded by the coding sequence ATGCAAGCCACACAATGCCCACCGCGTCATCGCCTCAAAGACTACTTGGCTGGTAAGCTCGACCCAGAGGATTCGGACCTGCTCGAGCGGCATTTGCTCGCGTGCGCCGAATGTGAGCAGACGGCATCGGTAATCGATCATGATCCCGATACGCTGGTCGAACTACTGCAGCTCGGTCCGGTTCCCGTGTCTAAGCAAAGTCCAGCCCCGGATCGACTTCAAGAGGATAGCTCTTTTGTTTTTCCTGCCATCCCTGGCGTTATTGCTTCGTACGAACTTTTAAAGCACCTCGGTGGCGGAGGCATGGGAGCGGTCTACTTGGCTCGCCACAAGAAGCTCGACAAACTGGTTGCCATCAAATTGCTCCCAGCACTCCCCGCGAGATTGCCTGAATTCGTAGCCAGATTCGAGCGAGAAATGCGTGCTGCCGGCCAGCTCGATCACGGGTCCATCGTCCGTTCAACTGACGCGGGCGAGGAGCACGGCATCCATTTTTTGGTCATGGACGCCATCGATGGGCTCGACCTCAGCCGCATTGCGCGGGCCCTACATCAACTTTCAATCGCCGACGCGTGCGAGATGGTGCGTCAAGCAGCCTTGGGGTTGTCGCACGCGCACGAGAAAGGCATCGTGCATCGCGATATCAAGCCCTCGAACCTGATGCTCGACGTCGATGGTCAAGTAAAAATTCTCGATTTTGGATTGGCCCAAGTCGGATTGTGGGATTCAGGGTCGGCTGAGATCACCACAGTTGGACAACTGATGGGAACGCTCGACTATATGGCCCCCGAGCAAGCGGAACGAGGTGGTGCGGTCGACTACCGCGCCGATTTGTATTCGCTCGGAGCCACCTTGTTTCGATTGCTCACCGGACGCCCACCCTTGGCGGCGGCGCCCGATTTAACACCACTGGAAAAACTGCGATTGTTGTCTACTCACAAAGCTCCCAAGCTCGCCACGCTCCGCAGCGATGTGCCGCCCGAGCTGAGTAGACTACTCGACGAATTCCTATCACGTGAGCCTTCGGACCGTCCGGCTAGCGCCGCGCACGCGGCCGAGTTGTTGGAGCCTTTTTGCCACGGTTCCGACCTCAAGTCGATGTTGTCCCGCGCCTCAGCGCTGGCTGAAGAGGTCGCACCAGGCAAGCCACCAATGCCTGCGCTAATGCAGCGGGACATCACTCCGGAACCCGCGAGCCGAACTGCATCTCAATGGAAAAAATCTCGCCAGGCCGGTGGGGGAGGCCGCATCGTGACCTGGAGCTTGGTAGCTCTCTGCTTCGCGATGCTCTGGGGCGGTATCCTGTTTGTGTTGGAGACCTCCAAAGGGCAACTGGTCATCGAGTCCGAAGGTGCCGATGTTCAAGTTCAACTCGTCAAAGATGGCGAGGAGGCGAGTGAGCTGCATATTGAACCGGGTACGCAGACCACGCGACTGCGAGGCGGCAAGTACAGGATCGTCATCGATTCCCCCAGTAACAATTTTGTAGTCTCCAACCAGCAATTCACGATTCGCAATGGCGAGACCGTAGTGGCGAAAGTTACGACGAAGCCGCCCGCGAGTACAGCACCAACTGCCGATGACTTCGCTGACGCACTGCATTCGAATGCTCCCGAGGACCCACGACTGAGCAGCGTTGTTTACGAAGGCGATTCCCTCGATACCTGGCTCCGTCGACTCAAGTTCGAACGCAGCAGTGAGAAAATCAGCCAAGCGCTGGCTGCCATCACCGCCATGGCTGACGAAAATGCCAGCGATTTGATCGAGCCCGTGATCGTTGAATTTCTAATGACCGCGGACGCAGAACTTGCTCACTTTAATGAAGCGACCAGGATTTTGAATCAATCTAGCGGTGGACGCTTTTTCGATAATGTGACGAAAGTGTTGACAAACTTCCAAACGAGCGAACGTACCGAGGAGTTTCTACAGGGTGCGCACCATTCGCTCTCTCACTGCGATGTGATGGGCGTCCCATCGCTCCGCGAATTCCTGGCCTGGGCATCGGATGCTCTGAATCGCAGCCCTACACAACAAACACTGCGATCGGTGGTCAGTTCCACGCTCAAATCAATGCTGCAAGACGATGGGCCAGACCGTATTTTCCCGAAAGAATGCCAGCAGGCGGTTTTGGATCTACTAGTAGCGTGTCCGAGTCTCACCGACGAAGAGTTCTGGCTAGCGGAGAACGAAGGAACTATTGGCGATCGGCCATGGCACACACTGATGAGAGATGAAATTGTGCGACGCGCTATCGCGGTCCTCGCTGACGAAGATGCCGAGAGTCAATTGGTGGTCCAAGCCGCCTTGGTTCTCAATTCAACGCGAGACTTTCACCCAAAGCTGAGCAGCAACGAACGCGTCCCATTGCTGGAAGCATTGGCAAGGCGATTGACACATGCAGCCAAAGAACTCGAACCCGCTCTTGCGGAGATCTCTGTCGCCACAGCCAACATCGAGGACGCCTCTCCATTATTTTATGAACATGAGACGAATCTTGGCATTAAATATCAGGCTAAGAAGTGGAGCGTAAACCGGTCAATGGCATTGCTTAGTATCGTTGGAAGTTTTGAATTGCAGAGCGAATTGCGAGCTTCCCTAACCTCGCTGCACGAATCATTGGCTTCACAAGTATTGTTCGGAGCCAGATATTGGAACTCACGTAGACCAGCCAACGATTGGAATCAGAATACAGAGCTTAGACTTGCGTTGGATAACATTAAAGACCGCAAGTTAGTGGTCTTGCAAACAACCTATATTCAAAGCGGGCTACTAATTGACAGAGAATTGAAGGACTTAGTGGCTCGCTTTGATCAGAAGAAAGCGGTGGATATTGCCGTCGAAGCCTACGGCTACCTGGACAAGCTAGAGCGTGAAGGGGCCAACAAGTGGTCCTCGCAAGACCGTTTTGGGTTGTATTCTGCACTAACCCCAGCCCAAGCGCAACGGGCAATTCCCGTCCTCTCTAAAGTCTTGGGAAACGCGTCCCTAACCGAGGCTTTGGAAGAGCGGTTGTCGATGCTGTGGCGTGTCTCCGACGACGAGTTCTTTGTGCATTTCGCCCAAATCCTCAAAGCCGCGCCGGAGCCTAAACGCGGCCAATTGCTTGCAGTCGATTTTTCGACTCTGCGTGAGTTTGGTTGTAAGAATCCCGATTCCCTGAAGCCTCTACTCCACTGGGCCGACACCATCTTCGCTTCCCAACAAGAGACCGACATTGCGATTCAGCCAACCTTGGCCAACATGCTGCGGAGCCTCCTCCGCGATCGCAGCGAGTTGGTCGCGAGCCAGCACAATGACCGAAAGGATTTTGAAAAAGAAGCGGAACTCGTCAACGACGATTGCCAGAAACTCATTTTGAGCCACCTGGAAAAATACCCGCAGCTTACGGATCAAAACTTTTGGCTGGCCCAGCCGGTGTCCTATCGTTACCAATTTACCAATAAGAGCGCTACGCGAATGGACAAGCCGTTTCGAGCCGCCATGCTCACGCATGCGATTGCAACGCTGTCCTCCGAAGCCGAATCGCAAGTGGATCTTGACCAGCTCCGCGCCCATGCATTAATGGTAATTCGTTCGGTGGTTACTACTGCGGGCGATACATTGTCGCCAAGGCAAACGGAAGAGGTATTGCGTTTCCTAGCAAGAATCCTGCAAGACTCAGCCAGCGACCTGGTGCAGAGTTCCATCCTGAGAGAACAGTGGGGACCGTTTCGAGACTTGGTAGCACCCAAACTACCTTCGCTGCAAGACGTTGGAAGCTCAGCATCCCAATGCAATACCCTGATTGCATCTCTGAATCTCGTGGACGAATTGAACTTAGCTGGTGAGCTAGCCGGCCCACTACAGACATTGTTTGCCGCGGCCGAAAAGCCTCGGATTTCGAACAATTTCTATCGGTCTCGCCAGAACCATTTGTTCGAGCGATTTGAAGAGAGCAGCCAGCTCTACTCGGAACTATACGTCCAAACCATCTACTTACTTTCCGGCAGACTGATCGGCCAGGACTATCAGGAGCTCCTCGCACGGCCAGACCGAATTCGAGCCGAGGATACCAGAATCAAACGGGAAGAAGCTGAGGCGCGACGACTCCTCGTGCAACCTCGCGACACCTTGGCAATCTACATCCCGGGACTCCTTCCCGCCGAAGGCTCTCCTCCCGTGCTTCAAGCTGGCACGTCCCAGCCAGTAACTGGATTTCCAGTACCGGTCACGGCGGAAGGAGAAATATCGCTACCGCTGCTCGAGCCGTTTACGGTGAAAGGTAAGGAGCCGAAAGAAGTTCGCGAATTGATTCTGCAGCTCTACGTTCGGAACGGGATTATGGAAGAGAAACGACTGAGTGGTACCACAGTTCAATTCTTGATGCGGGCGGACTCACCAACAGAAATCCGCAATGTCTCCGGTCAAACTCCAGCAACCGTTGAGCGTCCGTGA
- a CDS encoding EVE domain-containing protein, translating into MNKPTKRYWLVKSEPDVFSIQDLAAAPDQSTHWDGVRNYQARNTMRDDMKKGDLVLFYHSNAKPPGVAGIAQIARESYPDHTAFDQSDSHYDPKSRPDSPTWFMVDIQFVEAFQEILSLPELKQIPELADMVLLQKGSRLSVQPVTAAQFTLIRKLGRQTKNRSKN; encoded by the coding sequence ATGAACAAGCCCACTAAACGATACTGGCTGGTCAAGAGTGAACCCGATGTCTTCAGCATCCAAGACCTGGCCGCTGCCCCCGATCAGTCGACTCATTGGGATGGAGTTCGCAATTACCAAGCGCGGAATACCATGCGGGATGATATGAAAAAGGGAGATCTCGTCCTGTTCTATCACAGTAATGCCAAGCCACCGGGGGTGGCAGGAATTGCCCAAATCGCTCGCGAGAGCTATCCCGATCACACCGCTTTTGACCAGAGCGACTCCCACTACGACCCCAAATCTCGCCCCGATTCTCCCACCTGGTTCATGGTCGATATTCAATTCGTCGAAGCGTTTCAAGAAATTCTTTCACTTCCCGAACTCAAGCAGATACCGGAATTGGCCGACATGGTGTTGCTCCAAAAAGGATCCAGACTGAGTGTTCAACCCGTTACCGCTGCACAGTTCACTTTGATCCGAAAATTGGGACGGCAGACCAAGAATCGATCAAAGAATTAA